Proteins from one Candidatus Eisenbacteria bacterium genomic window:
- a CDS encoding peptidylprolyl isomerase: MRNRNRLGSTAAILAVIGAAWFGVLAFAQTAPKPAAKPTKPSEPAVAVVGGRRITRAAFEQRVREAEEGYRQRSNTPIPANYRPTMRRQVLEGMIREQLLILEARRRGMGLTDAQAEEELKKDAYFQRGGVFDEAKFVTIKNTQPAEFRAALATIQNQLPAVRLKEQLERENSPNTADVKAEIERELSQVTIDFLALRRSAFSAYSPEPSEREVLDYYRAHASEFPRPEQVVLTILSVQQPPLDPSQAGVPGALQTWEARMKERADSLLAGLRKGGRLEDLAPRFGELSKGVEASRDKMPAMWRGTSRVQQSLFSTQVGNHLNESVPGTHGFLLVRVDQKRPPHTASLKEVAVVIRDRLRAGALARKDQEELDQIYASVKDGLRGPAYKIRYAVADTSVFPIKEPTSAEIDRYYRGHLADYSYFDAKTSSVGSKPLSEVRDDVRRRLIRERRVGAARTAADQLLASWKAGKRDSKLERAMTMVRDVGPIPAGGVVDTGAAGSALTDSLASRPGLGIATIRSSRGPVVYHAYSEIKDYTPSRAEARPILEARREPMRTRQEEAGGRRLFDENPGRFRASNVLRFSRLMVNLPEALNVPLTREEVDRHYRSHITEYGAPELIRVRHILLVPKDGSPAADAEARARADDVMRRLKSGESFADLAKKFSDDEGSRDKGGELGVYGHGMMLEDFEHETFSMRPGDLKGPVKTQIGYHVIECLEHAPAETTPLRYAYSTVAADAALEKADRIGRMRADSLRRAIKSPYHAHRAARAMSYSVFQNDHVIGARAGADYLEDYFRRIEKLKPRQFDDRVQEYRGMGYAVTWVDSIMSQSKPRWEDVREQAIDLYRRERDYAILLRKRAELDSLLRAGWTFDSLSTLYGGMETHGPRGPGSGLERLAGRELLDSLAFGTHKTPPVLQVGKPTGWVEFPAGLVMMRLTERRTGDPVQIASRLENETRGRLEARLRKVYDKMSDRYKVEILDQDLKLTELPEMPGS; the protein is encoded by the coding sequence GTGAGGAATCGGAATCGACTGGGGAGCACCGCGGCGATCCTCGCCGTCATCGGTGCGGCATGGTTCGGGGTTCTGGCTTTCGCGCAAACTGCGCCCAAACCCGCGGCGAAGCCCACGAAGCCGAGCGAGCCCGCCGTGGCCGTCGTCGGCGGCCGCCGCATCACGCGCGCCGCCTTCGAGCAGCGGGTCCGGGAAGCGGAAGAAGGCTATCGCCAGCGCTCCAACACCCCGATCCCCGCCAACTACCGGCCGACCATGCGGCGCCAGGTGCTCGAAGGCATGATCCGCGAGCAGCTCCTGATCCTCGAAGCCAGGCGCCGTGGAATGGGACTCACCGACGCCCAGGCCGAGGAAGAGCTGAAGAAGGACGCATACTTCCAGCGCGGCGGGGTGTTCGACGAAGCCAAGTTCGTGACGATCAAGAACACCCAGCCCGCGGAATTCCGGGCGGCCCTCGCCACCATCCAGAATCAGCTCCCCGCCGTTCGCCTCAAGGAGCAGCTCGAGCGCGAGAACTCGCCCAACACCGCCGACGTCAAAGCGGAGATCGAGCGCGAGCTGAGCCAGGTGACCATCGACTTCCTGGCGCTGCGTCGCAGCGCCTTTTCGGCGTACAGCCCCGAGCCGAGCGAGCGCGAGGTCCTCGACTACTATCGCGCCCACGCTTCCGAATTTCCGCGTCCCGAGCAGGTCGTGCTCACCATCCTGTCGGTTCAGCAGCCGCCCCTCGATCCATCCCAGGCCGGCGTCCCGGGAGCGCTCCAGACGTGGGAAGCGCGCATGAAGGAACGCGCCGACAGCTTGCTCGCCGGGCTCAGGAAGGGAGGCCGTCTCGAGGATCTGGCGCCCCGCTTCGGCGAGCTCTCGAAGGGCGTCGAAGCGAGCCGGGACAAGATGCCGGCCATGTGGCGCGGAACGTCGCGCGTGCAACAGTCGTTGTTCTCGACCCAGGTCGGAAACCATCTCAACGAGTCCGTTCCCGGAACCCACGGCTTCCTGCTGGTGCGAGTGGATCAGAAGCGTCCGCCACACACGGCGTCGCTCAAAGAGGTCGCGGTCGTGATCCGCGACCGGCTGCGTGCCGGGGCGCTCGCGCGGAAGGATCAGGAGGAGCTCGACCAGATCTACGCCTCGGTCAAGGACGGCCTGCGGGGTCCCGCGTACAAGATCCGATATGCGGTGGCTGATACCAGCGTCTTTCCCATCAAGGAGCCGACTTCCGCGGAGATCGATCGTTATTACCGAGGGCACCTCGCGGACTACTCCTACTTCGACGCCAAGACCAGCTCGGTGGGGTCCAAGCCGCTTTCCGAAGTGCGCGACGACGTGCGACGGCGTCTGATTCGGGAGCGCAGGGTGGGCGCGGCGCGCACCGCGGCCGATCAGCTGCTGGCGTCGTGGAAGGCCGGCAAGCGGGACTCGAAGCTCGAGCGCGCCATGACGATGGTGCGCGACGTCGGTCCCATCCCGGCGGGCGGCGTGGTGGACACCGGCGCCGCCGGCTCGGCGCTGACCGATTCGCTGGCATCGCGCCCCGGGCTGGGCATCGCCACGATCCGAAGCAGCCGCGGACCGGTGGTCTATCACGCGTACTCCGAGATCAAGGACTACACGCCGTCTCGCGCCGAGGCTCGCCCCATCCTGGAGGCTCGCCGCGAGCCGATGCGCACGCGGCAGGAAGAAGCCGGCGGGCGACGGCTCTTCGACGAGAATCCTGGCCGGTTCCGCGCGTCCAATGTCCTGCGGTTCTCACGGCTCATGGTCAACCTGCCGGAGGCGCTCAACGTCCCGCTCACGCGGGAGGAAGTCGACCGCCATTACCGCAGCCACATCACCGAGTACGGCGCTCCGGAGCTGATCCGCGTGCGCCACATCCTGCTCGTCCCCAAGGACGGCTCACCGGCGGCCGATGCCGAGGCGCGCGCGCGCGCCGACGACGTGATGCGCCGGCTCAAGTCCGGAGAGTCCTTCGCAGACCTGGCGAAGAAGTTCTCCGATGACGAAGGCTCGCGGGACAAGGGCGGCGAGCTGGGCGTCTACGGGCACGGGATGATGCTGGAAGATTTCGAGCACGAGACGTTCAGCATGCGTCCAGGAGACCTCAAGGGCCCGGTGAAGACGCAGATCGGCTATCACGTGATCGAGTGCCTCGAACACGCGCCGGCCGAGACCACGCCGCTGCGCTACGCCTATTCCACGGTGGCCGCGGACGCCGCCCTGGAGAAGGCGGATCGGATCGGACGGATGCGGGCCGACAGCCTGCGCCGGGCGATCAAATCGCCGTACCACGCGCACCGCGCGGCGCGTGCGATGTCTTACAGCGTCTTTCAGAACGACCACGTCATCGGCGCCCGGGCGGGGGCGGATTATCTCGAGGATTATTTCCGCCGCATCGAGAAGCTCAAGCCGCGCCAATTCGACGACCGCGTGCAGGAGTATCGAGGGATGGGTTACGCGGTGACCTGGGTGGACTCCATCATGTCGCAGAGCAAGCCGCGCTGGGAGGACGTGCGCGAACAGGCGATCGATCTCTATCGTCGTGAGCGCGACTACGCGATCCTGCTGCGCAAGCGAGCCGAGCTGGACTCGCTGCTCCGCGCGGGCTGGACCTTCGACAGCCTGTCCACGCTCTACGGTGGAATGGAGACCCATGGGCCGCGCGGTCCAGGCTCCGGCCTCGAGCGGCTGGCCGGCCGAGAGCTGCTCGACTCCCTGGCCTTCGGAACCCACAAGACGCCACCCGTCCTCCAGGTCGGCAAGCCTACGGGATGGGTGGAGTTCCCAGCGGGTCTCGTGATGATGCGGCTCACCGAGCGCAGGACGGGCGATCCGGTGCAGATCGCCTCGAGGCTCGAGAACGAAACCCGCGGACGCCTCGAGGCCAGGCTGCGGAAGGTTTACGACAAGATGAGTGACCGCTACAAAGTCGAGATCCTCGACCAGGATCTGAAGCTCACCGAGCTGCCGGAGATGCCGGGCTCGTAA
- the pgeF gene encoding peptidoglycan editing factor PgeF, which produces MPAWRLDAEPSHARVAFSTRRGGVSDPPYDSLNLGRSTEDRPESVEENRRRLLASLGLGAFALATPSQVHGARALEVVRPGAVAECDGVWTRTPGLVLAVSAADCLPILFTSDRAVAAAHAGWRGLASGIIESTLGSLCGGAELEAEHVRVHLGPCIRECCYVVGPEVARQFPRESLREHDGEIRLSLPRAARKRLLDAGVDDHGIFDTGACTACEPRWYYSHRRDRGRTGRQWGVAALLVSP; this is translated from the coding sequence GTGCCGGCCTGGCGCCTGGACGCCGAGCCGTCTCACGCCCGTGTCGCCTTCTCGACCCGCCGCGGCGGAGTCAGCGATCCCCCGTATGACTCGTTGAATCTCGGACGCTCGACCGAGGACCGGCCCGAATCCGTCGAGGAGAACCGCCGCCGTCTGCTCGCATCGCTGGGGCTCGGTGCCTTCGCCCTGGCGACGCCCTCGCAGGTCCACGGCGCGCGCGCGCTCGAGGTCGTCCGTCCCGGCGCCGTGGCCGAGTGTGACGGCGTGTGGACACGCACCCCGGGGCTCGTGCTCGCCGTCTCCGCTGCCGATTGTCTCCCCATTCTGTTCACGTCGGATCGCGCCGTGGCGGCGGCCCACGCCGGGTGGCGTGGCTTGGCAAGCGGAATCATCGAGTCCACGCTCGGAAGTCTGTGCGGTGGCGCGGAACTCGAGGCCGAGCATGTCCGCGTCCATCTCGGTCCGTGCATTCGAGAGTGCTGTTATGTCGTTGGTCCTGAAGTGGCTCGCCAGTTTCCGCGCGAGTCCTTGCGCGAGCACGATGGCGAGATTCGATTGAGCCTTCCACGAGCCGCTCGGAAGCGGCTGCTCGACGCTGGGGTCGACGATCACGGGATCTTCGACACGGGCGCGTGCACCGCCTGTGAGCCTCGTTGGTACTACTCGCATCGACGGGATCGAGGCCGCACGGGTCGACAATGGGGCGTCGCGGCGCTTCTGGTATCCCCTTGA
- a CDS encoding peptidylprolyl isomerase: protein MHRFVTALALLIATAIGAQAAETKAPSAPKKASKAAAAQATSGPQVAVLETSLGVIVIKLDDKDAPKTTANFKKLVREKFYDGTYFHRVIPGFMIQGGDPNTKDADPNNDGQGGPGYTVAAEIKLPHVRGAVATARIGDQANPSRASSGSQFFIDVKDQPSLDAGGYTVFGQVISGMDAVDRIVALGADPSTPRGAAGPNPGKKALIVKATLEPLSKWEKPAEAAQKPDENKTTSAEAKGDNK from the coding sequence ATGCATCGATTCGTCACCGCCCTGGCGTTGCTGATCGCGACGGCCATCGGCGCTCAAGCCGCTGAAACGAAAGCCCCTTCCGCCCCCAAGAAGGCGTCCAAGGCCGCCGCCGCCCAGGCCACGAGTGGGCCGCAAGTGGCCGTCCTCGAGACGTCGCTGGGGGTCATCGTCATCAAGCTGGACGACAAGGACGCTCCGAAGACCACCGCGAACTTCAAGAAGCTGGTGCGAGAGAAGTTCTACGACGGCACCTACTTCCACCGCGTGATCCCAGGCTTCATGATCCAGGGCGGCGACCCCAACACCAAGGACGCCGACCCCAACAACGACGGACAGGGCGGACCGGGGTACACGGTGGCGGCGGAGATCAAGCTGCCCCACGTGCGCGGCGCCGTGGCCACGGCCCGTATCGGCGACCAGGCCAATCCCAGCCGCGCGTCCAGCGGCAGCCAGTTCTTCATCGACGTGAAGGACCAGCCGAGCCTCGACGCCGGCGGCTACACCGTGTTCGGTCAGGTGATCTCGGGGATGGATGCCGTGGATCGCATCGTCGCGCTGGGCGCGGATCCCTCGACGCCGCGCGGCGCGGCAGGTCCCAACCCGGGCAAGAAAGCGCTCATCGTCAAAGCGACGCTGGAGCCGCTGTCGAAGTGGGAGAAGCCGGCAGAGGCGGCGCAGAAGCCCGACGAGAACAAGACCACGTCGGCGGAAGCGAAGGGCGACAACAAGTAG
- a CDS encoding PPC domain-containing DNA-binding protein, protein MESQRTRYGWALKIEPGEEIFATIQSFAKSAGLRAGAITAIGAVGDTELGFFVPASKTYVRRTFEGDHEILALTGNLSELEGQPFPHCHLILAGEDFVAYGGHLFRAVVTVTCEVQIVTDPGRLLRVTRPDLGFNPLQLGDRS, encoded by the coding sequence ATGGAGTCCCAGCGCACCCGATATGGCTGGGCGCTGAAGATCGAGCCCGGCGAGGAGATCTTCGCCACGATCCAGTCGTTCGCGAAGTCGGCGGGCCTGCGCGCCGGAGCGATCACGGCCATCGGCGCCGTGGGGGATACGGAGCTCGGCTTCTTCGTGCCGGCTTCGAAAACCTACGTGCGAAGGACGTTCGAAGGCGATCACGAGATCCTCGCGCTCACCGGAAATCTCAGCGAGCTGGAGGGCCAGCCGTTCCCGCATTGCCATCTGATCCTGGCCGGCGAGGACTTCGTCGCTTACGGGGGTCATCTCTTCCGCGCCGTGGTGACCGTGACCTGCGAGGTGCAGATCGTCACCGATCCCGGAAGGCTGCTGCGCGTCACGAGACCCGATCTCGGATTCAATCCGCTGCAGCTCGGGGATCGATCGTAG
- a CDS encoding DUF4910 domain-containing protein: protein MFHAWLETMRQKVSGERALSAVEALTRFHRLQASPGLDQAADWLAGELERAGLRVEIDRVPADGRTRFLGQVMPQGWACERAWADLLAGGSRERLCDVVAEPLSIVQRSAPARGRFRLVEVGEGTEEEHYAGRELRGCVVLAGGDVHRVLDLAVLRRQAAGILTDTRRLLHPVRTRDDETDALNYTSFWWAGDEPRGWGFVVTPRAADALRARLRRGESLELDVEIDARAFDGSLPLLSGLLSGDPRPEVVLVSHLCHPKPSANDNASGAAANLEVARVLAAETRGGRPLGRPLRFLWVPELTGTYAFFARRPEHGADIAAALNLDMVGENQQLCGSTFLLEHPPVWSASFAETLLARIRSKAVDWVPSYSGPGHYSMTRMAEVPFGGGSDHAVFVDPGIGVPCPMLIQWPDRFYHSSHDTPDKTDPGSLALAARCAGAYVATLASADTLQPTWILEQVERHARVRVLEAIDHADAERAVAREALRGSHALSSLARLEVPAPRIEKARREFREFVQQEAGSFQAWREPQIVKDSRRPRRVITAPLGFPRRLIEGWGELPLELRDAWRRRELEIENAPLVSELAWLACDGRRTITEIEHLVWLETGWSTPGHLAAWFELTERLGLSDWIPEEEAAWSPSAPDMAGR, encoded by the coding sequence ATGTTCCACGCCTGGCTCGAGACGATGCGGCAGAAGGTCTCGGGAGAGCGCGCGCTGTCGGCGGTGGAGGCCCTGACACGCTTCCATCGGCTGCAGGCGAGCCCCGGTCTCGACCAGGCGGCCGACTGGCTGGCGGGCGAGCTCGAGCGCGCGGGACTGCGGGTCGAGATCGATCGCGTCCCGGCCGACGGCCGAACGCGTTTCCTCGGTCAGGTGATGCCGCAAGGCTGGGCCTGCGAGCGCGCATGGGCCGACCTGCTCGCCGGCGGGAGTCGCGAGCGCCTGTGCGACGTGGTCGCGGAGCCGCTGTCGATCGTCCAGCGCAGCGCACCGGCGCGCGGCCGGTTTCGGCTGGTCGAAGTCGGCGAGGGCACCGAGGAAGAGCACTACGCCGGCCGCGAACTCCGGGGGTGCGTGGTGCTGGCCGGCGGAGACGTCCATCGCGTTCTGGATCTCGCGGTGCTGCGTCGCCAGGCCGCGGGAATACTCACCGACACGCGCCGCCTTCTGCATCCGGTGCGAACGCGCGACGACGAGACCGATGCGCTCAACTACACCTCGTTCTGGTGGGCGGGCGACGAGCCACGCGGCTGGGGCTTCGTGGTCACGCCGCGCGCCGCAGACGCGCTGCGGGCGCGGCTGAGGCGCGGGGAATCGCTCGAGCTCGACGTCGAAATCGACGCGCGCGCGTTCGACGGAAGCCTCCCTCTCTTGTCAGGCCTTCTTTCGGGCGACCCGAGGCCCGAGGTGGTGCTGGTCTCGCATCTGTGCCATCCAAAGCCATCCGCCAACGACAACGCCTCGGGCGCCGCCGCCAATCTGGAGGTGGCGCGGGTCCTCGCCGCCGAGACCCGCGGCGGGCGACCGCTCGGACGGCCGCTGCGGTTCTTGTGGGTTCCAGAGCTGACCGGCACGTACGCGTTCTTCGCCCGAAGGCCCGAGCACGGGGCGGACATCGCCGCGGCGCTCAACCTCGACATGGTGGGAGAGAATCAGCAGCTCTGCGGCAGCACGTTCCTGCTCGAGCATCCTCCGGTGTGGTCGGCCTCGTTCGCCGAGACGTTGCTGGCCAGGATCCGGAGCAAGGCCGTGGACTGGGTGCCGTCGTATTCGGGGCCCGGGCACTATTCGATGACTCGGATGGCCGAGGTCCCATTCGGCGGCGGCAGCGATCATGCCGTCTTCGTCGATCCCGGAATCGGCGTGCCCTGTCCGATGCTGATCCAATGGCCGGATCGCTTCTACCATTCCTCGCATGACACGCCGGACAAGACCGACCCAGGCTCGCTCGCGCTCGCGGCCCGCTGCGCCGGCGCTTATGTCGCCACGCTGGCGAGCGCGGACACGCTCCAGCCAACCTGGATTCTCGAGCAGGTCGAGCGTCACGCGCGCGTCCGGGTCCTGGAGGCGATCGATCACGCGGACGCGGAGCGCGCCGTCGCGCGCGAGGCGCTGCGAGGATCTCATGCGCTGTCGAGCCTGGCTCGGCTGGAAGTGCCGGCGCCACGAATCGAAAAGGCACGGCGCGAGTTTCGCGAATTCGTGCAGCAGGAGGCTGGCTCGTTTCAAGCATGGCGGGAGCCGCAAATCGTCAAGGACTCCCGAAGGCCGCGGCGCGTGATCACCGCTCCGCTCGGATTCCCGCGCCGCCTGATCGAAGGATGGGGCGAGCTTCCGCTGGAGCTGCGCGACGCATGGCGACGCCGCGAGCTCGAGATCGAGAACGCGCCGCTCGTGTCGGAGCTGGCCTGGCTCGCGTGCGACGGCCGGCGCACGATCACCGAGATCGAGCACCTGGTGTGGCTGGAGACGGGATGGAGCACTCCCGGCCATCTCGCGGCGTGGTTCGAGCTCACCGAGAGGCTCGGACTCTCGGATTGGATCCCGGAGGAGGAGGCCGCATGGAGTCCCAGCGCACCCGATATGGCTGGGCGCTGA